One part of the Lotus japonicus ecotype B-129 chromosome 2, LjGifu_v1.2 genome encodes these proteins:
- the LOC130737575 gene encoding uncharacterized protein LOC130737575 isoform X1, translating into MDPSRRAPRAAIDPVPKIRQVGFFAPGAAPPERSQSGPPDPTHSSPPVVGASPSLSPVMIPPPRHLSDNLILHARPVAASQLRADAPVSPAPSSSYSSRIATAANGSFFDGRGSGAGKVVASSFPRGGFDLTAVVKVPASELTTVSVVNDSLGLPEKEKANKGGGSAVEVKDQPANSKQQKPKPSKAERRALQEAQRAAKAVAKAEGNKASGTTTVMNAKPAKAVKSAQKVDNVTVAASEKKGTDCPPEKDRKKDAPQPRMQYDDKSRVEKAKRRAVVKQTEAKNRVELFRHLPQYEHGSQLPDLEAKFFHLYSVHPAVYKVGLQYLLGDISGGNARCIAMLQAFQEAIKDYLVPPEKTLVRDLTAKISSYVSFLIECRPLSISMGNAIRYLKSRIAKLPLTVSESEAKTSLQSDIERFISEKIILANKVIVKLAVTKIRDGDVLLTYGSSSAIEMILLHAHELGKQFRVVVVDSRPKLRGKLLLRKLVEKGLSCTYTHINAVSYIMHEVTRVFLGASSVLSNGTVYSRVGTACVAMVAHAFRVPVIVCCEAYKFHERVQLDSICSNELGDPDIISNVLGREDVNYLDGWADIENLQLLNLIYDATPSDYVSMIVTDYGMVPPTSVPVIVREYGKEQVWI; encoded by the exons ATGGATCCTTCTCGGCGTGCTCCACGCGCCGCCATCGATCCTGTTCCCAAGATCCGCCAAGTCGGGTTCTTCGCTCCCGGAGCTGCCCCACCCGAACGCTCTCAATCGGGTCCGCCTGACCCGACCCACTCTTCCCCTCCCGTTGTTGGTGCCTCACCATCCCTCTCGCCGGTGATGATTCCGCCGCCGCGTCACCTCTCAGATAACCTCATCCTCCACGCTCGTCCGGTCGCCGCTTCGCAGCTTCGTGCTGACGCTCCGGTGTCCCCGGCGCCGTCGTCTTCGTACTCAAGCAGGATCGCCACTGCCGCCAATGGGAGCTTCTTCGACGGTAGGGGTAGCGGCGCCGGGAAGGTGGTCGCGTCTTCGTTTCCTCGCGGAGGATTTGACTTGACTGCGGTGGTGAAGGTTCCGGCAAGCGAGCTGACCACTGTTTCCGTGGTGAATGACTCGCTTGGACTTCCCG aaaaagaaaaagcaaacaAAGGAGGAGGGTCTGCTGTGGAAGTGAAAGACCAACCTGCTAATTCAAAACAGCAGAAACCGAAACCCTCCAAAGCTGAAAGACGTGCTCTTCAGGAAGCTCAACGAGCTGCAAAAGCTGTGGCAAAAG CTGAAGGAAATAAAGCATCTGGAACTACAACTGTGATGAATGCCAAACCAGCTAAAGCTGTAAAGTCTGCACAGAAAGTTGATAATGTAACAGTTGCAGCCTCTGAGAAGAAGGGGACTGATTGTCCACCAGAAAAGGATAGAAAGAAAGATGCCCCTCAACCACGCATGCAGTATGATGACAAGAGCAGAGTGGAGAAAGCCAAACGCCGTGCTGTGGTGAAACAAACTGAAGCGAAGAACAGAGTAGAGTTGTTCAGGCACTTACCACAATATGAACACGGGAGTCAGCTTCCAGATCTTGAGGCGAAGTTTTTCCATCTTTATTCTGTACATCCTGCTGTTTACAAG GTGGGTTTGCAGTACCTACTTGGAGATATATCTGGTGGAAATGCTCGTTGTATTGCAATGCTTCAAGCATTTCAAGAGGCCATCAAAGACTACTTGGTTCCACCCGAGAAGACTCTTGTACGAGACCTAACGGCAAAAATTAGTAGTTATGTATCATTTCTTATTGAGTGTCGACCCCTGTCAATCAGCATGGGAAATGCAATCAGATATCTCAAAAGTCGAATAGCTAAGCTACCTTTAACTGTATCCGAGTCGGAAGCAAAAACTTCTCTCCAGTCTGATATTGAGCGTTTTATAAGTGAGAAGATCATACTTGCCAACAAGGTGATAGTCAAGCTTGCTGTCACTAAAATAAGAGATGGCGATGTTCTTCTAACTTATGGGTCATCATCAGCAATTGAAATGATTCTTTTGCACGCACATGAATTAGGAAAACAATTTCGTGTCGTGGTTGTTGACTCTCGTCCAAAGCTAAGAGGGAAACTTTTACTTCGCAAGCTTGTGGAGAAAGGTCTTAGCTGTACATACACTCATATAAATGCTGTTTCCTACATAATGCATGAAGTTACTAGAGTTTTTCTGGGTGCTTCATCAGTCTTGTCTAACGGAACTGTATATTCAAGAGTTGGGACTGCATGTGTTGCAATGGTTGCTCATGCATTCCGTGTACCTGTCATAGTTTGTTGTGAGGCCTATAAATTTCATGAGAGAGTACAGCTGGATTCAATATGCTCGAATGAACTCG GTGATCCAGATATCATTTCAAATGTGCTGGGTAGAGAGGATGTCAACTACTTGGATGGTTGGGCTGATATTGAAAATCTGCAACTTTTAAATCTGAT TTATGATGCGACTCCTTCAGATTATGTCTCAATGATAGTCACAGATTATGGCATG GTTCCTCCCACAAGTGTGCCTGTAATTGTAAGAGAATATGGGAAAGAACAGGTCTGGATATAA
- the LOC130737575 gene encoding uncharacterized protein LOC130737575 isoform X2, producing the protein MNAKPAKAVKSAQKVDNVTVAASEKKGTDCPPEKDRKKDAPQPRMQYDDKSRVEKAKRRAVVKQTEAKNRVELFRHLPQYEHGSQLPDLEAKFFHLYSVHPAVYKVGLQYLLGDISGGNARCIAMLQAFQEAIKDYLVPPEKTLVRDLTAKISSYVSFLIECRPLSISMGNAIRYLKSRIAKLPLTVSESEAKTSLQSDIERFISEKIILANKVIVKLAVTKIRDGDVLLTYGSSSAIEMILLHAHELGKQFRVVVVDSRPKLRGKLLLRKLVEKGLSCTYTHINAVSYIMHEVTRVFLGASSVLSNGTVYSRVGTACVAMVAHAFRVPVIVCCEAYKFHERVQLDSICSNELGDPDIISNVLGREDVNYLDGWADIENLQLLNLIYDATPSDYVSMIVTDYGMVPPTSVPVIVREYGKEQVWI; encoded by the exons ATGAATGCCAAACCAGCTAAAGCTGTAAAGTCTGCACAGAAAGTTGATAATGTAACAGTTGCAGCCTCTGAGAAGAAGGGGACTGATTGTCCACCAGAAAAGGATAGAAAGAAAGATGCCCCTCAACCACGCATGCAGTATGATGACAAGAGCAGAGTGGAGAAAGCCAAACGCCGTGCTGTGGTGAAACAAACTGAAGCGAAGAACAGAGTAGAGTTGTTCAGGCACTTACCACAATATGAACACGGGAGTCAGCTTCCAGATCTTGAGGCGAAGTTTTTCCATCTTTATTCTGTACATCCTGCTGTTTACAAG GTGGGTTTGCAGTACCTACTTGGAGATATATCTGGTGGAAATGCTCGTTGTATTGCAATGCTTCAAGCATTTCAAGAGGCCATCAAAGACTACTTGGTTCCACCCGAGAAGACTCTTGTACGAGACCTAACGGCAAAAATTAGTAGTTATGTATCATTTCTTATTGAGTGTCGACCCCTGTCAATCAGCATGGGAAATGCAATCAGATATCTCAAAAGTCGAATAGCTAAGCTACCTTTAACTGTATCCGAGTCGGAAGCAAAAACTTCTCTCCAGTCTGATATTGAGCGTTTTATAAGTGAGAAGATCATACTTGCCAACAAGGTGATAGTCAAGCTTGCTGTCACTAAAATAAGAGATGGCGATGTTCTTCTAACTTATGGGTCATCATCAGCAATTGAAATGATTCTTTTGCACGCACATGAATTAGGAAAACAATTTCGTGTCGTGGTTGTTGACTCTCGTCCAAAGCTAAGAGGGAAACTTTTACTTCGCAAGCTTGTGGAGAAAGGTCTTAGCTGTACATACACTCATATAAATGCTGTTTCCTACATAATGCATGAAGTTACTAGAGTTTTTCTGGGTGCTTCATCAGTCTTGTCTAACGGAACTGTATATTCAAGAGTTGGGACTGCATGTGTTGCAATGGTTGCTCATGCATTCCGTGTACCTGTCATAGTTTGTTGTGAGGCCTATAAATTTCATGAGAGAGTACAGCTGGATTCAATATGCTCGAATGAACTCG GTGATCCAGATATCATTTCAAATGTGCTGGGTAGAGAGGATGTCAACTACTTGGATGGTTGGGCTGATATTGAAAATCTGCAACTTTTAAATCTGAT TTATGATGCGACTCCTTCAGATTATGTCTCAATGATAGTCACAGATTATGGCATG GTTCCTCCCACAAGTGTGCCTGTAATTGTAAGAGAATATGGGAAAGAACAGGTCTGGATATAA
- the LOC130737575 gene encoding uncharacterized protein LOC130737575 isoform X3: protein MDLHCGCQVGLQYLLGDISGGNARCIAMLQAFQEAIKDYLVPPEKTLVRDLTAKISSYVSFLIECRPLSISMGNAIRYLKSRIAKLPLTVSESEAKTSLQSDIERFISEKIILANKVIVKLAVTKIRDGDVLLTYGSSSAIEMILLHAHELGKQFRVVVVDSRPKLRGKLLLRKLVEKGLSCTYTHINAVSYIMHEVTRVFLGASSVLSNGTVYSRVGTACVAMVAHAFRVPVIVCCEAYKFHERVQLDSICSNELGDPDIISNVLGREDVNYLDGWADIENLQLLNLIYDATPSDYVSMIVTDYGMVPPTSVPVIVREYGKEQVWI from the exons ATGGATCTTCATTGTGGTTGTCAGGTGGGTTTGCAGTACCTACTTGGAGATATATCTGGTGGAAATGCTCGTTGTATTGCAATGCTTCAAGCATTTCAAGAGGCCATCAAAGACTACTTGGTTCCACCCGAGAAGACTCTTGTACGAGACCTAACGGCAAAAATTAGTAGTTATGTATCATTTCTTATTGAGTGTCGACCCCTGTCAATCAGCATGGGAAATGCAATCAGATATCTCAAAAGTCGAATAGCTAAGCTACCTTTAACTGTATCCGAGTCGGAAGCAAAAACTTCTCTCCAGTCTGATATTGAGCGTTTTATAAGTGAGAAGATCATACTTGCCAACAAGGTGATAGTCAAGCTTGCTGTCACTAAAATAAGAGATGGCGATGTTCTTCTAACTTATGGGTCATCATCAGCAATTGAAATGATTCTTTTGCACGCACATGAATTAGGAAAACAATTTCGTGTCGTGGTTGTTGACTCTCGTCCAAAGCTAAGAGGGAAACTTTTACTTCGCAAGCTTGTGGAGAAAGGTCTTAGCTGTACATACACTCATATAAATGCTGTTTCCTACATAATGCATGAAGTTACTAGAGTTTTTCTGGGTGCTTCATCAGTCTTGTCTAACGGAACTGTATATTCAAGAGTTGGGACTGCATGTGTTGCAATGGTTGCTCATGCATTCCGTGTACCTGTCATAGTTTGTTGTGAGGCCTATAAATTTCATGAGAGAGTACAGCTGGATTCAATATGCTCGAATGAACTCG GTGATCCAGATATCATTTCAAATGTGCTGGGTAGAGAGGATGTCAACTACTTGGATGGTTGGGCTGATATTGAAAATCTGCAACTTTTAAATCTGAT TTATGATGCGACTCCTTCAGATTATGTCTCAATGATAGTCACAGATTATGGCATG GTTCCTCCCACAAGTGTGCCTGTAATTGTAAGAGAATATGGGAAAGAACAGGTCTGGATATAA